One window of the Trifolium pratense cultivar HEN17-A07 linkage group LG2, ARS_RC_1.1, whole genome shotgun sequence genome contains the following:
- the LOC123904017 gene encoding disease resistance protein RPP2A-like, with translation MSKIIFIKERLRRKKVLLILDDVDELKQLKFLAGGFDWFGRNSRVIISTRDKSLLTCHGIERIYEVEGLNCGESLELFKQVAFKTKKVDSINDDIVNRAISYASGLPLAIDVIGSNLAGTPITEWESILDKYKRIPPHDIQNILKVSFDGLDEEQKNLFLDIACFSKWFDLGKIRANYDHCIKHDVRVLVDKSLIKIHRFGNVILHDLIEHMGKEIVRKESPDHPEKRSRLWFHKDIVEVLEQNKGTSETKMIYLDCPSKEVVKNLNGDAFKKMTKLKTLVIKNAYFSEGSHYFPNSLRVLEWEKYPSTPFSILNKKFENMNVLKFDKCEYLTEISNVSGLPNLEKISFENCVNLITIDNSIGFLSKLEFLNAKGCKKLRSFPPLKLPSLRHLDLMDCESLQNFPEILDKIETLKVIDILRTSIREIPVSIQNLIGLVSLYFDANGKLMFPSICNMPNVQDVSLKAISNLSLFLPLAIMRFANMRFLDLSRSDIRVIPECLKECTSLHELMLNYCYSLEDISALPPNLQRLSAVDCKSLNSSSKSMLLNKVLLYFLPKY, from the exons ATGAGTAAAATTATCTTCATTAAAGAACGGCTACGTCGAAAGAAGGTCTTATTGATTCTCGATGACGTTGACGAGTTGAAGCAGCTAAAATTTTTGGCCGGAGGATTTGATTGGTTTGGTCGTAACAGCAGAGTCATCATTAGCACTCGAGACAAAAGTTTGTTAACATGTCATGGGATTGAAAGAATATATGAAGTAGAAGGCTTAAATTGTGGTGAATCTCTTGAATTGTTTAAGCAGGTGGCTTTTAAAACTAAGAAAGTTGATTCAATTAATGATGATATTGTCAACCGTGCAATTAGTTATGCTTCTGGCCTTCCATTAGCTATAGATGTCATAGGTTCCAATTTGGCAGGAACGCCTATAACCGAATGGGAATCTATATTAGATAAATATAAAAGGATTCCTCCTCATGATATCCAAAATATACTAAAAGTTAGCTTTGATGGTTTGGATGAAGAACAGAAAAATCTCTTTCTAGATATTGCATGTTTCTCTAAATGGTTTGATTTGGGAAAAATTCGTGCTAATTACGATCATTGCATAAAACATGATGTTAGAGTGTTGGTTGATAAATCTCTCATAAAGATTCATCGATTTGGTAATGTGATATTACATGACTTGATAGAGCATATGGGTAAAGAAATTGTTCGAAAAGAATCACCCGATCATCCTGAAAAACGCTCTAGATTGTGGTTTCACAAAGATATAGTTGAAGTTTTAGAACAAAACAAG GGAACTAGTGAAACTAAAATGATATATCTGGATTGCCCCTCAAAGGAAGTCGTAAAAAATTTGAATGGAGATGCCTTCAAGAAGATGACAAAACTAAAAACACTTGTCATTAAAAATGCTTATTTTTCCGAAGGGTCCCATTATTTTCCAAATAGTTTGAGAGTACTTGAATGGGAAAAATATCCTTCAACACCATTTAGTATTTTGAACAAG AAATTTGAGAATATGAATGTTTTGAAGTTTGAcaaatgtgaatatttaacagaGATATCAAATGTCTCCGGTCTCccaaatttagaaaaaatttcatttgaaaATTGTGTGAATTTAATTACAATTGACAACTCAATTGGGTTTCTGAGCAAACTTGAATTCTTGAATGCTAAGGGTTGCAAGAAGCTTAGGAGTTTTCCACCCTTGAAATTACCTTCTCTTCGACATCTGGATCTTATGGATTGTGAGAGTCTCCAGAATTTTCCAGAAATATTAGACAAGATCGAAACACTAAAAGTAATTGATATTCTTAGAACTTCCATACGAGAGATTCCAGTTTCAATTCAAAATCTAATTGGGCTTGTTTCACTATATTTTGATGCAAATGGAAAGCTAATGTTCCCTAGCATTTGCAACATGCCAAATGTGCAGGATGTTAGCCTCAAAGCAATTAGCAACCTCTCATTATTTCTTCCGCTAGCTATCATGCGGTTTGCTAATATGCGATTTCTAGACCTATCTCGTAGCGATATCAGAGTTATTCCAGAATGCCTTAAAGAATGTACCTCTCTTCATGAACTTATGTTAAATTATTGCTATTCTCTTGAGGATATTTCTGCACTTCCGCCAAATCTACAAAGATTGTCAGCAGTAGACTGCAAATCATTGAATTCCTCAAGTAAAAGCATGTTACTGAATAAGGTATTGTTGTATTTTTTGCCAAAatattga